A section of the Delphinus delphis chromosome 1, mDelDel1.2, whole genome shotgun sequence genome encodes:
- the LOC132424131 gene encoding Golgi-associated RAB2 interactor protein 4-like gives MSGDSLLPYHTAQSSTGVGLFNTTTGKLQQQLRKGEYHIFKDAPVFESDFIQITKRGDLIDVHNCVCMVTVGITSSSPVLPLPDTMLLARWATGCEEHAEHSQAAKGKSHEAAKTLELTRLLPLTLVSISTHNREKQQLRVKFATGRSWYLQLCAPLDAQEDLFTSWEELIYLLRPPVEGLSCTYAVPAWDMICMPVFEEEDDGRSPAVEDFQGKWDQDQVSICRLHTCSEPAGATSAAFAGGEGIQLDSHKPDTMPDVATAKAKPTVLDKASASRATTKVETAGVAGGTAAGALSVAVIKSPAPEEQSMATAATASNGPGGSKTSIATGGTARTSLRSRKTVLSSGYASSTSTSLSPEAGVTVVGAEPTSKTAEGRADEEDEATLVSTLPQEGKVSEQDGSSQRVSQACKGRREKREHWGEDRALTSPSLCSSVESHHKAAGNKTIQKAAGPCSGGRRATRDDQKDKGHGSPGGSEQGTAHKGISRAPITNESRTSHKSGRSLSTASSGPTTERLSRISSFFRNVRASLTTKTVASSRDKYVSILAKPVEGTRMEAVVETAESGQGLEITGGVTSDTMEPVTAEAHQ, from the exons ATGAGTGGGGACTCTCTGCTCCCGTATCACACGGCCCAGAGCAGCACCGGGGTGGGCCTGTTCAACACCACCACGGGGAAGCTGCAGCAGCAACTGCGCAAGGGCGAATACCACATATTCAAGGACGCACCGGTATTCGAGAGCGACTTTATCCAGATCACGAAGAGGGGAGACCTGATTGACGTGCACAACTGTGTCTGCATGGTGACCGTGGGCATCACGTCCAGCAGCCCCGTCCTCCCACTCCCAGACACCATGCTGCTGGCCCGATGGGCCACCGGCTGTGAAGAGCACGCTGAGCACAGCCAGGCCGCCAAGGGCAAGAGCCACGAGGCTGCAAAGACCTTAGAGCTCACCAGGCTCCTTCCCTTGACACTCGTGAGCATCTCCACTCACAATCGTGAGAAACAACAGCTGCGCGTGAAGTTTGCCACTGGCCGCTCCTGGTACCTGCAGCTGTGTGCCCCTCTGGACGCGCAGGAAGACCTCTTCACCTCTTGGGAAGAGCTGATTTACCTCCTGCGACCACCAGTGGAGGGTCTCAGCTGCACCTACGCCGTTCCAGCCTGGGACATGATCTGCATGCCTGTGTTCGAGGAGGAGGACGACGGCAGGAGCCCGGCAGTGGAGGATTTCCAAGGAAAGTGGGATCAGGACCAGGTGAGCATCTGCAGGCTCCACACATGCTCTGAGCCTGCCGGGGCCACGTCCGCAGCTTTTGCTGGTGGGGAGGGGATCCAACTGGACTCCCACAAGCCCGATACCATGCCCGATGTGGCCACTGCAAAAGCAAAACCTACAGTGCTTGACAAAGCGTCAGCATCGCGGGCAACGACAAAGGTGGAGACAGCAGGGGTGGCAGGAGGCACCGCAGCGGGTGCTTTGAGCGTGGCAGTGATCAAGTCTCCTGCCCCTGAAGAGCAGAGCATGGCCACAGCAGCCACAGCCAGCAACGGTCCAGGAGGAAGCAAAACCAGCATAGCCACTGGGGGCACTGCCAGAACATCCCTGAGGAGCAGGAAAACGGTGCT CTCTTCAGGGTATGCTTCCAGCACGTCCACCAGCCTCTCCCCAGAGGCCGGCGTGACTGTGGTCGGAGCAGAACCCACCAGCAAGACTGCTGAAGGAAGAGCCGACGAGGAGGACGAGGCGACCCTCGTCTCAACCTTGCCACAGGAAGGCAAAGTGAGTGAACAGGATGGCAGCTCACAGAGGGTGTCCCAGGCCtgcaagggaagaagggagaaaagggagcactgGGGAGAGGACAGAGCTCTTACGAGCCCCTCGCTCTGCAGTTCAGTGGAAAGCCACCACAAGGCAGCGGGGAACAAGACCATCCAGAAAGCAGCTGGCCCGTGCTCAGGCGGCCGCAGAGCCACTAGAGATGACCAAAAGGACAAAGGCCACGGCAGCCCGGGGGGCAGCGAGCAGGGCACTGCTCACAAAGGCATCAGCCGTGCTCCCATCACCAACGAGTCCAGGACCTCGCACAAATCGGGCAGGAGCTTATCTACAGCGAGTTCAGGTCCCACCACCGAGAGACTCAGCAGGATCAGCTCTTTCTTCAGGAATGTCAGAGCCAGTCTCACTACAAAGACAGTGGCCTCCTCACGCGATAAGTATGTGAGCATCCTGGCGAAGCCAGTGGAAGGGACCCGAATGGAGGCCGTCGTAGAGACAGCAGAGAgtggccaggggctggagatCACTGGAGGTGTGACATCTGACACCATGGAGCCAGTGACCGCTGAAGCCCATCAATAG